In a single window of the Deinococcus yavapaiensis KR-236 genome:
- a CDS encoding O-antigen ligase family protein, translated as MSDLTHSSIVLSADSPPLDRTEKAARLSNRAAFICLLAATIYTPLTYGGFVPEGAFGLRMSCIVGLTALLTSAVLRGVAIRMSLGALLLLAFLLLAGISAAFSPYQYGSWRTMADLSTYASGFVLALGTLRTASRRRGWQLVLFATAALLGLYGVLQWLGYDFTARQMASRIPSFFFNSNHYGGYLALVLPAVFWAALRSKGPSSILLYALTLVLLFNLAFSFSWAIVPTAIACLLLIVFRTAKRPLLSVMALVGITLGLSGLGVAALRVLPQLQGGTAQARISNLVETWMTRSVESRVLIWRGAARLALDAPALGVGPGNFVYTFPLHRSPVHNSFATAITHAYVGYAHSDYLQIASELGLIALALFIAFWSAVLIAGRRRAETLGLRVALLATLCYAFFDNPLTLVPASAFLAFCFAGLIRAERTSS; from the coding sequence ATGTCCGACCTGACCCACTCTTCGATCGTGCTCTCCGCCGACTCTCCGCCCCTTGATCGAACCGAGAAGGCGGCGCGGTTATCGAACCGGGCCGCCTTCATCTGCCTGCTCGCTGCCACCATCTACACGCCGCTCACGTACGGAGGCTTCGTTCCCGAAGGTGCCTTCGGGCTCCGGATGTCTTGCATCGTCGGCCTGACCGCCTTGCTGACCTCTGCCGTGCTACGAGGCGTTGCAATCCGAATGTCTCTGGGCGCGCTCCTGCTCCTTGCCTTTCTCCTCCTCGCCGGGATAAGCGCCGCCTTCAGTCCGTACCAGTACGGCAGCTGGCGAACCATGGCCGATTTGAGCACGTACGCTTCGGGGTTTGTTTTGGCCCTCGGGACGCTTCGTACGGCCTCCCGCAGGCGCGGGTGGCAACTCGTGCTCTTCGCGACGGCGGCTCTTCTGGGGTTGTACGGCGTTCTGCAGTGGCTGGGGTACGACTTCACGGCTCGGCAAATGGCTTCGCGCATTCCGAGCTTCTTTTTCAACAGCAACCACTACGGGGGGTACCTGGCCCTGGTGCTTCCAGCTGTCTTTTGGGCAGCCCTCCGTTCCAAAGGTCCCTCGAGCATCTTGTTGTACGCGCTCACCTTGGTGTTGCTGTTCAACCTCGCCTTCAGTTTCTCCTGGGCGATCGTACCCACGGCGATCGCCTGCTTGTTGCTCATCGTGTTTCGCACGGCGAAACGACCTTTACTGAGCGTCATGGCGCTGGTCGGGATCACGTTGGGCTTGTCCGGCTTGGGAGTAGCCGCCCTTCGCGTCCTACCTCAGTTGCAAGGCGGCACCGCGCAAGCCCGCATCTCCAACTTGGTGGAGACCTGGATGACACGCAGCGTCGAATCGCGCGTGTTGATTTGGCGGGGAGCGGCTCGCCTCGCACTCGACGCGCCCGCGCTGGGTGTCGGACCGGGGAACTTCGTGTATACCTTTCCCTTGCATCGCTCGCCCGTGCACAACTCGTTTGCCACGGCGATCACCCACGCCTACGTCGGATACGCCCACAGCGACTATCTTCAAATCGCGAGCGAACTCGGCCTGATTGCCTTGGCCTTGTTCATCGCCTTCTGGTCGGCAGTCCTGATCGCGGGACGGCGACGTGCCGAGACGCTGGGACTTCGAGTCGCCTTGCTGGCGACGCTTTGCTACGCGTTCTTCGACAATCCCCTGACACTCGTGCCCGCCAGCGCCTTCCTCGCCTTTTGCTTCGCGGGCCTCATTCGAGCGGAAAGGACAAGCTCTTGA
- a CDS encoding glycosyltransferase family 4 protein: MKVGMFTYGMADRLTGIGRYTVELTRALRRVEPTLEVVLLNPYPASPLPWYREFETYDVPHLAKAPLAATLGNLELRLAADRLKLDVLHDPCGIAPFVAPRGRHARVVTVHDAIPVIDPSVQPPFTRAVFKTLIPAARWTADAIITISQSAAHDLEHHLRLPREKLHVTLNGVAPPVARSEQDVRAVLDALDLDEPYFLYVGALDPRKNLQRVLEAFAAVEREQPSARLVIVGGARWQATPIVERAKGMRNVRLTGFVSDADLAALYQGATALVFPSLYEGFGLPILEAMTYGTPVITSSVSSMPEVAGDAALLVNPLDVEALVNAMRSLLTQTALRAELSRRGCERATLFTWEQTARQTLEVYASVLNRRH; encoded by the coding sequence ATGAAAGTCGGAATGTTCACCTACGGCATGGCGGACCGCCTGACGGGAATCGGGCGGTACACCGTCGAGCTCACGCGGGCCTTGCGGCGGGTCGAGCCGACCCTCGAGGTCGTTCTCCTCAATCCCTATCCTGCGTCACCTTTGCCGTGGTACCGGGAATTCGAGACGTACGACGTTCCACATTTGGCCAAGGCGCCGCTCGCCGCGACCCTCGGCAACTTGGAGTTGCGCCTTGCCGCCGACCGCTTGAAGTTGGACGTGCTTCATGACCCGTGCGGCATCGCGCCCTTCGTGGCGCCGCGTGGACGGCATGCCCGAGTCGTCACGGTGCATGACGCCATTCCCGTGATCGATCCCAGCGTACAGCCGCCTTTCACGCGTGCCGTGTTCAAAACCCTGATTCCGGCGGCTCGCTGGACAGCCGACGCGATCATCACGATCAGTCAGTCTGCCGCGCACGACCTCGAACATCACCTTCGTCTGCCACGCGAGAAGCTTCACGTCACCTTGAACGGCGTCGCACCCCCGGTAGCTCGAAGCGAACAGGACGTACGTGCGGTTCTCGACGCCCTCGACCTCGACGAACCCTACTTCCTCTACGTCGGAGCGCTCGATCCTCGCAAGAACCTTCAGCGGGTACTGGAGGCGTTCGCGGCCGTCGAGCGCGAACAGCCAAGCGCGCGACTCGTCATCGTCGGCGGAGCGAGATGGCAAGCCACTCCGATCGTGGAGCGCGCGAAAGGCATGAGGAACGTTCGTTTGACAGGTTTCGTCAGCGACGCCGACTTGGCAGCGTTGTACCAAGGAGCGACGGCCCTCGTGTTTCCCTCGCTGTACGAAGGCTTCGGTCTGCCGATCCTAGAGGCAATGACGTACGGAACGCCCGTGATCACGTCGAGCGTCAGCTCGATGCCGGAAGTGGCTGGCGACGCGGCGCTGCTCGTGAATCCCCTCGACGTCGAAGCGTTGGTGAACGCCATGCGATCCTTGCTGACCCAGACAGCACTTCGAGCGGAGTTGAGTCGGCGTGGATGCGAGCGGGCTACCCTGTTCACGTGGGAGCAAACGGCGCGGCAGACGCTGGAAGTGTACGCCTCCGTCTTGAATCGTAGGCACTGA
- a CDS encoding PqqD family protein, whose protein sequence is MIYKPVEQVIVTDLEDELVLLDPSTQAMFSLNRVGRWLWQALPASRESLERQLADSFGIDATTASRDVGAVLSALLQAHLIEVHG, encoded by the coding sequence ATGATCTATAAACCCGTAGAACAAGTGATCGTGACGGACTTGGAGGATGAGCTCGTTCTGCTCGACCCGTCAACTCAGGCAATGTTCAGTTTGAATCGTGTGGGGCGTTGGCTGTGGCAAGCCCTTCCGGCGTCGCGCGAATCGTTGGAGCGCCAGCTGGCCGATTCGTTCGGCATCGACGCCACGACCGCGTCGAGGGATGTTGGCGCCGTGCTTTCCGCGCTGCTGCAAGCACATCTGATCGAGGTCCATGGCTGA
- a CDS encoding putative Ig domain-containing protein: PSFTQSGSYTIRFTSNDGKTSSQAQDVTINVANVNQAPTLNTITTPQAANEGQALNFTVSGSDPDGTTPTYTATYLIGGVAQANLPTGASFNTTTGAFNWTPSFTQSGSYVIRFRSTDGSLTSQAQDVTINVANVNQAPTLNTITTPQAVNEGQALNFTVSGSDPDGTTVSYTAEYLIGGVAQANLPTGASFNTTTGAFNWTPSFTQSGSYTIRFRSTDGSLTSQAQDVTINVANVNQAPTLNTITTPQAVNEGQALNFTVSGSDPDGTTPTYTATYLIGGVAQANLPTGASFNTTTGAFNWTPSFTQSGSYVIRFRSTDGSLTSQAQDVTINVTDVAVVAPQWRLYSVGQNMKSESYAGGVVKAGMGASYANLVINHFLNLADCQANANVWDPRSSVILDATGAWSTNINKPAGTTLWARFVDSNNVAVSACSSATLP; this comes from the coding sequence CGCCGTCGTTCACGCAATCCGGCTCGTACACCATCCGCTTCACGTCCAACGACGGCAAGACGAGCAGCCAAGCGCAAGACGTGACGATCAACGTCGCGAACGTGAACCAAGCGCCGACGCTCAACACCATCACCACCCCGCAAGCAGCGAACGAAGGCCAAGCGCTGAACTTCACGGTGAGCGGCAGCGACCCGGACGGCACGACGCCCACCTACACGGCGACGTACCTGATCGGTGGCGTGGCGCAAGCCAACCTGCCCACGGGTGCGTCGTTCAACACCACGACGGGCGCGTTCAACTGGACGCCGTCGTTCACGCAGTCCGGCTCGTACGTCATCCGCTTCCGTTCCACGGACGGTTCGTTGACCAGCCAAGCGCAAGACGTGACGATCAACGTCGCGAACGTGAACCAAGCGCCGACGCTCAACACCATCACCACCCCGCAAGCAGTGAACGAAGGCCAAGCGCTGAACTTCACGGTGAGCGGCAGCGATCCGGACGGCACGACCGTCTCGTACACCGCTGAGTACCTGATCGGCGGCGTGGCGCAAGCCAACCTGCCCACGGGCGCGTCGTTCAACACCACGACGGGCGCGTTCAACTGGACGCCGTCGTTCACGCAGTCCGGCTCGTACACCATCCGCTTCCGTTCCACGGACGGTTCGTTGACCAGCCAAGCGCAAGACGTGACGATCAACGTCGCGAACGTGAACCAAGCGCCGACGCTCAACACCATCACCACCCCGCAAGCAGTGAACGAAGGCCAAGCGCTGAACTTCACGGTGAGCGGCAGCGACCCGGACGGCACGACGCCCACCTACACGGCGACGTACCTGATCGGTGGCGTGGCGCAAGCCAACCTGCCCACGGGCGCGTCGTTCAACACCACGACGGGCGCGTTCAACTGGACGCCGTCGTTCACGCAGTCCGGCTCGTACGTCATCCGCTTCCGTTCCACGGACGGTTCGTTGACCAGCCAAGCGCAAGACGTGACGATCAACGTCACCGACGTCGCGGTCGTTGCGCCGCAATGGCGCCTGTACTCGGTCGGACAGAACATGAAGTCGGAAAGCTACGCGGGCGGCGTCGTCAAGGCAGGCATGGGCGCGTCTTACGCCAACTTGGTCATCAACCACTTCCTCAACCTTGCTGACTGCCAGGCCAACGCGAACGTATGGGATCCCCGGAGCTCCGTCATCCTGGATGCCACGGGTGCGTGGTCGACGAACATCAACAAGCCGGCTGGCACGACCCTGTGGGCGCGCTTCGTCGACAGCAACAACGTGGCTGTGAGCGCATGCTCGTCCGCAACCCTTCCGTAA
- a CDS encoding Ig-like domain-containing protein, protein MKRNHKLLSVLLTVGLVACGQPALPALTGSAPAASQPSNLPGAQLSATRQLGFVQLSFSDIMGDLKAGAHVSDGGAFSSQSLTQQPSVGVTLLKKGVTIVGNFRYIWGTYTITNNTTAPVTNLTLLGVNRSTYNGGSSVSSATLVSGDPASDQVVWQTAPSQAVLSDGSIDPARADFVAYNESDITDSIKQYAASRTIPITTVFPFGFVARSGTTPTATASRSIAAGATGTLTVSFRVPASTNLNAFNWNGIILVDSRARVARGVQEGQISADGVSGRADNVPTSEVDVALLGQDTNQANCVTPSKCTTIRIDDVRIAGGPGTNVQTVTLLPHPIFVDPGTLTTNEQELLAVTFSASDTSGTPSVFTAEEPLPAGATLLPSGAFSWTPTGSQAGSYTIKIRATNGNGSYTVLTKQITVVDNTAPVFNTINSPASVNENAAVSFPVSATDADNDTLTYDAVVVTQNGTAALSTIGATFSGGTFNWTPSFTQSGSYTIRFKASDGTTETTKDVTINVTDVNRAPTLNTITTPQAVNEGQALNFTVSGSDADNDTLTYDAVVVTQNGTAALSTIGATLSSSGAFSWTPSFTQSGSYTIRFTSNDGKTSSQAQDVTINVGDANRAPVFNTINSPASVNENAAVSFPVSATDADNDTLTYDAVVVTQNGTAALSTIGATFSGGTFNWTPSFTQSGSYTIRFKASDGTTETTKDVTINVTDVNRAPTLNTITTPQAVNEGQALNFTVSGSDADNDTLTYDAVVVTQNGTAALSTIGATLSSSGAFSWTPSFTQSGSYTIRFTSNDGKTSSQAQDVTINVA, encoded by the coding sequence ATGAAACGGAACCACAAGCTTCTCAGTGTGCTGCTCACGGTCGGATTGGTGGCCTGCGGCCAGCCCGCGCTTCCAGCACTGACTGGGTCTGCCCCGGCGGCCTCACAGCCGTCCAACCTTCCCGGCGCGCAACTGAGCGCAACGCGACAGCTCGGCTTCGTCCAGCTGAGTTTCAGCGACATCATGGGTGACTTGAAGGCTGGCGCCCACGTGTCCGACGGTGGAGCCTTCAGCTCTCAGAGCCTCACCCAGCAGCCCAGCGTTGGCGTCACGCTCCTGAAGAAAGGCGTGACGATCGTCGGAAACTTCCGATACATCTGGGGCACCTACACCATCACGAACAACACCACGGCGCCCGTCACGAACTTGACCCTGCTGGGCGTCAACCGCAGCACCTACAACGGCGGCTCGTCCGTCTCGAGTGCGACGCTCGTCTCGGGCGACCCCGCCAGCGATCAAGTTGTATGGCAAACGGCTCCCTCGCAAGCCGTGCTCTCCGACGGCAGCATCGACCCGGCGCGCGCCGACTTCGTCGCATACAACGAAAGCGACATCACCGACTCCATCAAGCAGTACGCCGCCAGCCGCACGATTCCGATCACCACCGTCTTCCCGTTCGGCTTCGTCGCTCGCTCGGGCACGACCCCGACGGCGACCGCCTCCCGGTCGATCGCGGCCGGAGCGACCGGAACGTTGACCGTCTCCTTCCGCGTTCCCGCCAGCACCAACCTCAATGCCTTCAACTGGAACGGCATCATCCTCGTCGACTCCAGGGCCCGCGTGGCACGCGGCGTGCAAGAAGGCCAAATCAGCGCGGACGGAGTCTCGGGTCGCGCCGATAACGTTCCGACCAGCGAAGTGGATGTCGCGCTGCTCGGCCAAGACACCAACCAGGCGAACTGCGTGACGCCGTCGAAGTGCACGACGATCCGCATCGATGACGTGCGAATCGCCGGCGGGCCTGGAACCAACGTTCAGACCGTCACCCTGCTTCCCCATCCCATCTTCGTTGACCCCGGCACGTTGACGACGAACGAGCAAGAACTCCTCGCGGTCACGTTCAGCGCCTCCGACACGTCGGGGACGCCCTCGGTCTTCACGGCCGAGGAACCCCTGCCCGCAGGCGCGACGCTGCTTCCCTCCGGAGCGTTCTCGTGGACGCCGACCGGAAGCCAAGCGGGATCGTACACGATCAAGATTCGCGCCACGAACGGCAACGGTTCGTACACGGTCCTGACGAAGCAGATCACGGTGGTCGACAACACCGCGCCCGTATTCAACACCATCAACAGCCCGGCGTCGGTCAACGAGAACGCTGCGGTCAGCTTCCCCGTCAGCGCGACGGATGCCGACAACGACACGCTCACCTACGACGCGGTGGTCGTCACGCAAAACGGCACGGCGGCCCTCTCGACGATCGGCGCGACGTTCAGCGGCGGCACGTTCAACTGGACGCCGTCGTTCACGCAGTCCGGCTCGTACACCATCCGCTTCAAGGCCAGCGACGGCACCACCGAGACGACGAAAGACGTGACGATCAACGTCACCGACGTCAACCGCGCACCAACGCTCAACACCATCACCACCCCGCAAGCAGTGAACGAAGGCCAAGCGCTCAACTTCACGGTGAGTGGCAGCGACGCCGACAACGACACGCTCACCTACGACGCGGTAGTCGTCACGCAAAACGGCACGGCGGCCCTCTCGACGATCGGCGCGACGCTTAGCAGCAGCGGGGCGTTCAGCTGGACGCCGTCGTTCACGCAATCCGGCTCGTACACCATCCGCTTCACGTCCAACGACGGCAAGACGAGCAGCCAAGCGCAAGACGTGACGATCAACGTCGGCGATGCCAACCGCGCGCCCGTGTTCAACACCATCAACAGCCCGGCGTCGGTCAACGAGAACGCTGCGGTCAGCTTCCCCGTCAGCGCGACGGATGCCGACAACGACACGCTCACCTACGACGCGGTGGTCGTCACGCAAAACGGCACGGCGGCCCTCTCGACGATCGGCGCGACGTTCAGCGGCGGCACGTTCAACTGGACGCCGTCGTTCACGCAGTCCGGCTCGTACACCATCCGCTTCAAGGCCAGCGACGGCACCACCGAGACGACGAAAGACGTGACGATCAACGTCACCGACGTCAACCGCGCACCAACGCTCAACACCATCACCACCCCGCAAGCAGTGAACGAAGGCCAAGCGCTCAACTTCACGGTGAGTGGCAGCGACGCCGACAACGACACGCTCACCTACGACGCGGTGGTCGTCACGCAAAACGGCACGGCGGCCCTCTCGACGATCGGCGCGACGCTTAGCAGCAGCGGAGCGTTCAGCTGGACGCCGTCGTTCACGCAATCCGGCTCGTACACCATCCGCTTCACGTCCAACGACGGCAAGACGAGCAGCCAAGCGCAAGACGTGACGATCAACGTCGCG
- a CDS encoding glycosyltransferase family 4 protein — translation MNVLIDATALQSEHRARGVGAYVRELIRAIEALDHPRVRVHYLVSTVERGFTASLPTDRTIAVYRPHRPAQVYWFYNELALRHALLHVRPHVFLAPDFNGLVRNPYGKTVAVLHDLNHLAMGVPPQQKSLSLSERLSMLRWNAYHKKLRQADRILAISGNAKHDAASRLGLPETRIHVVHHGVDHERFKVPHAETASADHPPYFMHVGASNSNKNQARLLEAFALVARTHPTVRLYFAGPWMPSDLVWLEAETARLNLHERVRHLGFVASDDLPGLYANSAAFVFPSLEEGFGLPVLEAMASGAVVITSNTSALPEVAGNAALLVDPHNVKSIAEAMRRVLHEPETARRLRAAGVAHAQRFSWSETARRTLEFLESIA, via the coding sequence TTGAACGTATTGATCGACGCCACCGCCCTTCAATCGGAGCATCGCGCGCGAGGCGTCGGCGCCTACGTTCGCGAACTGATTCGGGCCATTGAGGCGCTCGATCATCCTCGCGTTCGAGTCCACTACCTCGTGTCCACCGTCGAGCGCGGCTTCACGGCCAGCCTTCCCACGGACCGCACGATCGCCGTGTACCGGCCACACCGTCCCGCACAGGTGTATTGGTTCTACAACGAACTGGCCTTGCGGCACGCGTTGCTGCACGTACGCCCGCACGTCTTCCTGGCACCCGACTTCAACGGGTTGGTTCGCAATCCGTACGGCAAGACGGTCGCGGTGCTCCACGACCTCAATCACTTGGCGATGGGTGTTCCGCCTCAGCAAAAGAGCTTGAGCTTGAGCGAGCGTCTGAGTATGCTGCGCTGGAACGCGTATCACAAGAAGTTGCGCCAGGCGGATCGAATCCTCGCGATCAGCGGAAACGCGAAGCACGATGCGGCGTCCAGGCTGGGCCTTCCCGAGACGAGAATTCACGTCGTACATCACGGCGTCGACCACGAGCGGTTCAAAGTGCCGCATGCCGAGACGGCAAGCGCGGACCACCCGCCCTACTTCATGCACGTCGGAGCGAGCAATTCCAACAAAAATCAAGCGAGACTCCTGGAGGCGTTCGCTCTCGTCGCTCGGACACACCCGACGGTGCGCCTGTACTTCGCGGGTCCCTGGATGCCAAGCGACTTGGTGTGGCTCGAGGCGGAGACAGCCCGCCTGAACTTGCACGAGCGTGTGCGGCACCTGGGCTTCGTAGCCTCCGACGACTTGCCGGGGCTCTACGCCAACAGCGCCGCGTTCGTGTTTCCCTCTTTGGAGGAAGGCTTCGGCCTTCCAGTGCTCGAAGCCATGGCGAGCGGCGCGGTCGTGATCACCTCCAACACCTCGGCTCTTCCGGAAGTGGCGGGAAATGCGGCGTTACTCGTCGACCCTCACAACGTGAAGTCGATCGCGGAGGCGATGCGACGCGTGCTGCACGAACCCGAAACGGCGCGTCGCCTTCGCGCGGCCGGAGTGGCGCACGCACAGCGCTTTTCGTGGAGCGAAACGGCGCGCCGCACCCTGGAGTTCTTGGAGTCGATCGCATGA
- a CDS encoding DUF1616 domain-containing protein yields the protein MATLLVSMALASWPIEVLAPLRIALGFAVVLLIPGYLLSALLFAQTSDVTPLERFVVMLGLSVASVTLIGLALNYSPWGIRPGSILFGMGSWCALLAVGVIVRRLFVPQHLQFSLSNQPRVFGQGGKLLVGIWIGVAAVVLLVSWLRPTAKLTEFYVLGEGQLLRNYPRDVQPGQTFVVNVGIRNTEGRDRTYAIKVNWEDRARAPVTIPNGGTWQRPLRLRAPAGSAGDELQLALFVDGQRQPYRTLKLSMRTGEQP from the coding sequence ATGGCGACTCTGCTGGTCAGCATGGCACTTGCCTCATGGCCGATCGAAGTCCTCGCACCCCTCCGAATCGCCTTGGGATTCGCTGTCGTCCTACTGATTCCAGGTTACCTGTTGTCGGCCCTCTTGTTCGCGCAAACGAGCGACGTCACGCCGTTGGAACGGTTCGTGGTCATGCTCGGCTTGTCGGTGGCGTCCGTGACGCTGATCGGTCTCGCGTTGAACTACTCTCCTTGGGGCATCCGTCCAGGCTCGATTCTGTTCGGGATGGGAAGTTGGTGCGCGCTCTTGGCGGTCGGCGTGATCGTCCGACGCTTGTTCGTGCCTCAGCACCTGCAGTTCTCCCTCAGCAATCAGCCTCGCGTGTTCGGACAGGGAGGAAAATTGCTCGTCGGCATTTGGATCGGCGTGGCCGCGGTCGTCCTGCTCGTCTCGTGGCTGCGGCCTACCGCCAAGTTGACGGAGTTCTACGTGCTGGGCGAGGGCCAGTTGTTGCGGAATTACCCTCGCGACGTACAGCCCGGCCAAACGTTCGTCGTCAACGTGGGGATTCGTAATACCGAGGGAAGAGATCGAACGTATGCCATCAAAGTCAATTGGGAAGACCGAGCACGAGCGCCCGTGACGATTCCGAACGGTGGGACGTGGCAACGCCCACTTCGTCTTCGTGCTCCCGCCGGAAGCGCCGGTGACGAATTGCAGTTGGCGTTGTTCGTGGATGGCCAGCGACAGCCTTACCGTACCCTCAAGCTCAGCATGAGAACTGGAGAACAGCCGTGA
- a CDS encoding CPBP family intramembrane glutamic endopeptidase → MSVIDTSEKYAQRSSLALLLELSLYILMMIAAESFAAGPSPLLGLWLHALTLIVLTVRATLFRVKHAEVLIALSLAPLIRLLALTIPTQQLGLDTINVFPIVNLPLILAALLGIRVLSFKAKNVGLRLSWRDVPLQLLIASSGFLIGYGERLILQPPALAAGFEPRQLIWPMLSLMVFTGLSEELLFRGVMQHAAVRHLGPRVGVVLISVVFGVFHFGWQSWLDVVYVTLVGLYFGWLAHKTRSIVGISVAHGIANIMLFVVLPLLGK, encoded by the coding sequence GTGAGCGTAATCGACACCTCGGAAAAATACGCGCAGCGATCGTCTCTCGCGCTGCTGCTCGAACTCAGCTTGTACATCCTGATGATGATCGCGGCAGAATCGTTCGCGGCGGGCCCAAGTCCGTTGCTCGGCTTGTGGCTTCATGCGTTGACCTTGATCGTCCTGACCGTGCGCGCCACTTTATTTCGGGTCAAGCACGCCGAGGTTCTGATCGCGCTTTCGCTGGCGCCGCTCATTCGTCTTCTGGCCTTGACCATACCGACGCAACAGCTCGGATTGGACACGATCAATGTGTTTCCCATCGTGAATCTTCCATTGATCCTCGCTGCCCTCCTGGGCATCCGCGTGTTGAGCTTCAAAGCCAAGAACGTCGGCTTACGGCTCAGTTGGCGCGACGTGCCACTTCAGTTGCTCATCGCCTCGAGCGGTTTCCTGATCGGCTACGGAGAACGCCTGATTCTTCAGCCGCCCGCCTTGGCCGCCGGCTTCGAGCCGCGTCAGTTGATTTGGCCGATGTTGAGCTTGATGGTGTTCACGGGCTTGAGCGAGGAACTGCTCTTCCGAGGAGTCATGCAGCATGCCGCCGTTCGGCACTTGGGTCCGCGAGTAGGCGTCGTCTTGATTTCCGTGGTGTTCGGTGTCTTCCACTTCGGGTGGCAGTCTTGGCTCGACGTCGTCTACGTGACACTTGTCGGCTTGTACTTCGGCTGGCTCGCACACAAGACGAGAAGCATCGTCGGAATTTCGGTGGCTCACGGCATCGCGAACATCATGCTGTTCGTCGTTCTGCCTTTGCTCGGGAAGTAA
- a CDS encoding mannose-1-phosphate guanylyltransferase, which translates to MTRAFYPVILAGGSGERFWPLSRKNKPKQFLSLDGSGKSLLQATAERLADPVYQLERVHVVTGSEYRAQVLDQLPELPAENLIVEPIGRDTAPAVLYAALRIAREDPTAVMGVFASDHRIGDLDLFRRVILRAREAAENFGSLVTLGITPTFPSTGYGYVQRGELALDGDIPIYSASRFVEKPNRATAETYLESGLYSWNSGMFVWTVEAILEAFRAYQPVLYDTLADAVQERGGVKKVFPHLQKISIDYAILEQAQNVQVIPAQFDWDDLGDWNALERLLGGTAANVTVGRHLGLDTDGAILYTSNGNGLVATIGLEDVVVVQTPEVTLVVRKDRTQDIKKVVQQLKAHPELERFV; encoded by the coding sequence GTGACTCGCGCGTTTTATCCAGTGATCCTCGCCGGAGGCAGCGGCGAGCGCTTTTGGCCCCTTTCTCGCAAGAACAAACCCAAGCAGTTCCTCTCTCTCGATGGAAGCGGCAAGAGTCTGCTGCAAGCCACGGCCGAACGCCTCGCCGATCCCGTTTACCAGTTGGAGCGAGTTCACGTCGTGACGGGCTCGGAGTACCGAGCTCAAGTCCTCGATCAACTTCCAGAGCTGCCCGCCGAGAACCTCATCGTCGAACCGATCGGCCGTGACACCGCACCCGCCGTGCTGTATGCTGCCCTTCGAATCGCACGAGAAGATCCGACGGCAGTCATGGGGGTCTTCGCCTCCGACCACCGAATCGGCGACCTGGACCTGTTTCGTCGCGTGATCCTGAGGGCGCGTGAGGCAGCCGAAAACTTCGGTTCCCTCGTCACGCTCGGCATCACCCCGACGTTTCCCTCGACCGGCTACGGATACGTGCAACGCGGAGAGCTCGCGCTCGATGGCGACATCCCGATTTACAGCGCGTCACGGTTCGTCGAGAAGCCGAACCGCGCGACAGCCGAGACGTACCTGGAAAGCGGCCTGTACAGTTGGAACAGCGGCATGTTCGTGTGGACCGTCGAAGCCATCCTCGAAGCCTTCCGCGCTTACCAACCCGTTTTGTACGACACGCTTGCCGACGCGGTGCAAGAGCGAGGCGGCGTCAAGAAAGTCTTCCCGCATCTGCAAAAGATCAGCATCGACTACGCCATCTTGGAGCAGGCTCAGAACGTTCAAGTCATTCCGGCGCAGTTCGATTGGGACGACTTGGGAGATTGGAACGCGTTGGAGCGTCTGCTGGGCGGGACGGCCGCCAACGTCACGGTCGGCCGACATCTCGGCTTGGACACGGACGGCGCCATCCTCTACACCAGCAATGGAAACGGGCTCGTCGCCACCATCGGCTTGGAGGATGTCGTGGTCGTTCAAACGCCGGAAGTGACGCTCGTGGTGCGCAAGGACCGCACGCAAGACATCAAGAAGGTCGTGCAGCAACTCAAGGCCCACCCGGAACTCGAGCGCTTTGTTTGA